A region of Athene noctua chromosome 12, bAthNoc1.hap1.1, whole genome shotgun sequence DNA encodes the following proteins:
- the LOC141965141 gene encoding protocadherin gamma-B5-like, with amino-acid sequence MAGGRRQSRRRAAGPVLLPALLLGLCCRAAPERIRYAIPEELGRGSLVGPLARDLGLSPAELPARKLRVATAAERQLKYFSVSAESGELYVSERLDREEMCGEAASCSVSFEALVQNPLNVFHVEVDIQDVNDNSPRFLRDTFQLEINELTSPGARYYLGMAEDPDVGSNALQGYELEKNGYFAVEVKQSQDGSKFAELVLRRALDRESEQSLRLVLTALDGGDPPRSGTAQLCINVTDANDNAPVFAQDRYRASLREDAPPGSTVLHVSASDADAGSNARITYGFGETPAKVLQKFVVDAESGTVTLQEALDFEETRAFSLAVEARDGGGLVAHCEVEVEVLDVNDNAPEITLLSVSSPVPEDAPVGTVVALLNVMDRDSGENGQVSCELSGEAPLSLVASSSGGSYKVVTASALDREQAGEHRVTVVARDRGSPALSGRAALVLEVSDVNDNAPVFEEAAYSAYVAENNAAGAPVLRVRARDADAGANGRVSYWLAGGSAGAAPYVSVEARSGAVYAQRSFDYEQCREFAVAVRAQDGGAPARSSTATVRVFVLDRNDNAPRVLWPAAGAGPGAVAAGPAPFEVVPRSAEAGYLVAKVVAVDADAGRNAWLSYELVQAPEPALFRVGPHSGEVRTARAVSERDAAKQRLVAVVKDHGQPALSATATLHVVLAESLQEALPELSERAAGADSAAELQFYLVLALALLSALFLLSVALAVLARLRRAGPPAVLRCLGAQRFSAAGAAFPADFCEGTLPYSYNLCAAPGRAVAEGAWLPPPPPLPSLPAEELLGGERCGKRSPSSSAGAGEPPAEPDAPQVCEPARSRSSPSAGRSRRASGPGSSAAAVRGERSSGCPGGKERAGDAPCSASRQAAAALRALPAAAGSASPDKF; translated from the coding sequence atggcgggcgggcggcggcagagCCGGCGGCGAGCAGCCgggccagtgctgctgcccgCTCTGCTGCTGGGCTTGTGCTGCCGGGCGGCGCCGGAGCGGATCCGCTACGCCATCCCcgaggagctgggcagaggctcGCTGGTGGGGCCGCTGGCGCGGGACCTGGGGCTGAGCCCGGCGGAGCTGCCGGCACGCAAGCTGCGGGTGGCGACTGCCGCTGAAAGGCAGCTGAAATACTTCTCGGTGAGCGCGGAGAGCGGGGAGCTGTACGTGAGCGAGAGGCTGGACCGGGAGGAGATGTGCGGCGAGGCGGCGTCCTGCTCCGTCAGCTTCGAGGCGCTGGTGCAGAACCCGCTCAACGTTTTCCACGTCGAGGTGGACATCCAGGACGTCAACGACAACTCCCCGCGCTTCCTGCGGGACACTTTCCAGCTGGAGATCAACGAGTTGACTTCTCCCGGCGCCCGCTATTATTTAGGCATGGCCGAGGACCCGGACGTGGGCAGCAACGCGCTGCAGGGCTACGAGCTGGAGAAAAACGGGTACTTCGCGGTGGAGGTGAAGCAGAGCCAAGACGGCAGCAAGTTCGCGGAGCTGGTGCTGCGCCGGGCGCTGGACCGGGAGAGCGAGCAGAGCCTGCGGCTGGTGCTGACGGCGCTGGACGGCGGCGACCCGCCCCGGAGCGGCACCGCCCAGCTCTGCATCAACGTCACCGACgccaacgacaacgcgcccgtgTTCGCGCAGGACCGGTACCGCGCCAGCCTGCGCGAGGACGCGCCGCCGGGCTCGACGGTGCTGCACGTGTCCGCCTCCGACGCCGACGCGGGCTCCAACGCCCGCATCACCTACGGCTTCGGGGAAACGCCGGCCAAGGTGCTTCAGAAGTTCGTGGTGGACGCGGAGAGCGGGACGGTCACGCTGCAGGAGGCGCTGGACTTCGAGGAGACACGAGCGTTCAGCCTGGCCGTGGAGGCGAGGGACGGCGGCGGCCTGGTGGCCCACTgcgaggtggaggtggaggtgctggacgtgaacgacaacgcgcccgaaATCACGCTGTTGTCGGTGTCGAGCCCGGTGCCCGAGGACGCGCCGGTGGGCACGGTGGTGGCCCTGCTGAACGTGATGGACCGCGACTCCGGGGAGAACGGTCAGGTGTCGTGCGAGCTGTCGGGCGAGGCGCCGCTGTCGCTGGTGGCGTCGTCGTCGGGCGGCTCGTACAAGGTGGTGACGGCGAGCGCGCTGGACCGGGAGCAGGCGGGCGAGCACCGGGTGACGGTGGTGGCCCGCGACCGGGGCAGCCCGGCGCTGTCCGGGCGCGCGGCGCTGGTGCTGGAGGTGtcggacgtgaacgacaacgcgccggtgTTCGAGGAGGCCGCCTACAGCGCCTACGTGGCGGAGAACAACGCGGCGGGCGCGCCGGTGCTGCGCGTGCGCGCGCGGGACGCGGACGCGGGCGCCAACGGGCGCGTGAGCTACtggctggcgggcggcagcgcgggcgcgGCGCCCTACGTGTCGGTggaggcgcggagcggcgcggtgTACGCGCAGCGCTCCTTCGACTACGAGCAGTGCCGCGAGTTCGCGGTGGCGGTGCGGGCGCAGGACGGCGGGGCGCCGGCGCGGAGCTCGACGGCCACGGTGCGCGTCTTCGTGCTGGACCGCAACGACAACGCGCCGCGGGTGCTgtggccggcggcgggcgcggggccgggcgcggtcgcggcggggccggcgccgttCGAGGTGGTGCCGCGGTCGGCCGAGGCCGGGTACCTGGTGGCCAAGGTGGTGGCGGTGGACGCGGACGCGGGGCGCAACGCGTGGCTGTCGTACGAGCTGGTGCAGGCGCCGGAGCCGGCGCTGTTCCGCGTGGGGCCGCACAGCGGCGAGGTGCGGACGGCGCGCGCCGTGTCGGAGCGGGACGCGGCCAAGCAGCGGCTGGTGGCCGTGGTGAAGGACCACGGGCAGCCGGCGCTGtcggccacggccacgctgcaCGTGGTGCTGGCCGAGAGCTTGCAGGAGGCGCTGCCGGAGCTGAgcgagcgggcggcgggcgccgACTCGGCGGCGGAGCTGCAGTTCTACCTGGTGCTGGCGCTGGCGCTCCTCTCCGCCCTGTTCCTGCTGAGCGTGGCGCTGGCCGTGCTGGcgcggctgcgccgggccgggccgcccgccgtcCTGCGCTGCCTGGGCGCGCAGCGCTtctccgcggccggcgccgccttCCCGGCCGACTTCTGCGAGGGCACCTTGCCCTACTCCTACAACCTGtgcgcggcgccgggccgcgccgtggCCGAGGGCGCttggctgccgccgccgccgccgctgcccagcCTGCCCGCGGAGGAGCTTCTCGGCGGGGAGCGCTGCGGGAAGCGGAGCCCGAGCAGCAGCGCCGGCGCGGGAGAGCCGCCCGCCGAGCCCGACGCACCGCAGGTCTGTGAGCCCGCGCGCTCTCGCTCTTCCCCTTCGGCCGGGCGGAGCCGTCGTGCCTCTGGCCCGGGCTCTTCCGCGGCTGCTGTGCGCGGGGAGCGCTCCTCCGGCTGCCCGGGAGGGAAGGAACGAGCGGGGGATGCCCcttgctctgccagcaggcaggcagccgcGGCACTCCGTGCTCTGCCGGCGGCCGCAGGCTCAGCTTCACCCGACAAATTCTGA